A section of the Pseudomonas sp. FP453 genome encodes:
- a CDS encoding TetR/AcrR family transcriptional regulator produces the protein MAQSETVERILDAAEQLFAEKGFAETSLRLITSKAGVNLAAVNYHFGSKKALIQAVFSRFLGPFCASLDRELERRQTKPENKPSLEDLLEILVEQALVVQPRSGNDLSIFMRLLGLAFSQSQGHLRRYLEDMYGKVFRRYMLLVNEAAPRIPPIELFWRVHFMLGAAAFSMSGIKALRAIAETDFGVNTSIEQVMRLMVPFLAAGMRAETGVTDQAMAAAQLRPRSKSAPAVAKV, from the coding sequence ATGGCCCAGTCGGAAACCGTTGAACGCATTCTCGATGCTGCCGAGCAGTTGTTCGCGGAAAAAGGATTTGCTGAAACTTCATTGCGGCTGATCACCAGCAAGGCCGGGGTCAACCTCGCCGCGGTGAATTACCATTTCGGCTCGAAAAAGGCCCTGATCCAGGCGGTGTTCTCGCGCTTCCTGGGGCCGTTCTGCGCCAGTCTCGACCGCGAGCTGGAGCGCCGCCAGACCAAGCCCGAAAACAAGCCAAGCCTGGAAGACCTGCTGGAAATCCTCGTCGAGCAAGCGCTAGTGGTGCAACCGCGCAGCGGCAACGACCTGTCGATCTTCATGCGTTTGCTCGGCTTGGCGTTCAGCCAGAGCCAGGGTCACTTGCGCCGTTACCTGGAAGACATGTACGGCAAGGTTTTCCGTCGCTATATGTTGCTGGTCAATGAGGCGGCCCCGCGCATTCCGCCCATCGAGTTGTTCTGGCGCGTGCACTTCATGCTCGGCGCCGCGGCGTTCAGCATGTCCGGGATCAAGGCCTTGCGTGCCATTGCCGAGACCGACTTCGGGGTGAACACCTCCATCGAGCAAGTCATGCGCCTGATGGTGCCGTTCCTCGCCGCCGGCATGCGCGCCGAAACCGGGGTCACCGACCAGGCCATGGCTGCCGCGCAATTGCGCCCACGCAGCAAATCCGCACCGGCCGTCGCCAAGGTTTGA
- the nagZ gene encoding beta-N-acetylhexosaminidase, with translation MTAALQGSLMVDVAGTWLTAEDRHLLRQPEVGGLIIFARNIEHPRQVRELSAAIRAVRPDLLLAVDQEGGRVQRLRQGFVRLPAMRALADNPNAEYLAEQCGWIMATEVLAVGLDLSFAPVLDLDYQRSAVVGTRSFEGDPERAAVLAGAFIRGMNSAGMAATGKHFPGHGWAEADSHVAIPNDERSLDQIRANDLVPFARLSKQLAAVMPAHVIYPQVDSQPAGFSRRWLQDILRGELQFDGVIFSDDLSMAGAHVVGDAASRIEAALTAGCDMGLVCNDRAAAELALTAAQRMKVKPSARIARMRGQAIASTDYKQDPRWLAALTALRDAQLID, from the coding sequence ATGACTGCTGCCCTGCAAGGTTCTTTGATGGTTGACGTGGCCGGCACCTGGCTGACGGCCGAGGACCGCCACCTGTTGCGCCAGCCTGAAGTGGGCGGCCTGATCATTTTTGCGCGCAATATCGAACACCCGCGCCAGGTGCGGGAGTTGAGCGCGGCGATTCGTGCCGTGCGCCCGGACCTGCTGCTGGCCGTCGATCAGGAGGGCGGTCGTGTGCAGCGCCTGCGCCAGGGCTTTGTACGCCTGCCGGCCATGCGTGCGCTGGCTGACAATCCCAACGCCGAATACCTGGCCGAACAGTGCGGCTGGATCATGGCCACTGAAGTGCTGGCCGTGGGCCTGGACCTGAGCTTTGCCCCGGTGCTGGACCTGGATTACCAGCGCAGCGCCGTGGTCGGCACCCGTTCTTTCGAGGGCGACCCCGAGCGCGCCGCCGTGCTCGCCGGTGCTTTTATCCGTGGCATGAACAGCGCTGGCATGGCCGCCACCGGTAAACATTTTCCGGGACACGGCTGGGCTGAAGCCGATTCCCACGTTGCCATTCCCAATGATGAGCGCAGCCTGGACCAGATCCGCGCAAATGACCTGGTGCCTTTCGCGCGCCTGAGTAAACAGTTGGCCGCAGTCATGCCGGCCCACGTCATCTACCCGCAGGTTGATTCCCAGCCCGCAGGCTTTTCGCGCCGTTGGTTGCAGGACATCCTGCGCGGCGAGTTGCAGTTTGATGGGGTGATTTTCAGTGATGACCTGTCCATGGCGGGTGCCCATGTGGTCGGCGATGCGGCCAGTCGGATTGAAGCTGCGCTGACGGCGGGTTGCGACATGGGGCTGGTGTGTAACGATCGTGCGGCGGCGGAGTTGGCATTGACCGCTGCGCAGCGGATGAAGGTCAAGCCTTCCGCACGCATTGCGCGGATGCGCGGGCAGGCGATTGCGTCGACGGATTACAAGCAGGACCCGCGCTGGTTGGCGGCGCTGACTGCGTTGCGGGATGCGCAGTTGATCGACTGA
- a CDS encoding DEAD/DEAH box helicase, with protein sequence MPLTSQLTKPLAPSWANRFKEQSLERGRRYALENRVRIVECGDSTIVASCEGSGGNVYRQTISLRESAKGTLILVDSRCTCPVHSNCKHIAAVLLKVQETLAYPAAAQDAELLEKLQAVLDNRVVLPQVVMEDVPPVPRLWLASVEFSAFEPRNGKMQRYIQHRAALSFNYLGNYVSGQKNADIIVRQDTQSLRIKRHPELEQPYREQLRLLGFKIATRQSKALPESAGELFEMVNDSAWLNFTLNVSPTLRAEGWELLIDDDFGFDLSAVDDWYATVDEGPERDWFDLELGIIVNGERLSLLPILLNLMRSHTEILNPEKLARRRDDELILVNIPGLPNGHGPLQVALPYGRLKPVLATLGEFYLQEAGTTTLRLAKADAIRLNPLEDLPLQWEGGEKIRNFAQRLRDIKDFTCVAPEGLNATLRPYQLEGLSWMQSLRQLDVGGILADDMGLGKTLQTLAHILTEKNAGRLDRPCMVVMPTSLIPNWLDEAAHFTPQLKVVALYGAGRKKHFQNLQDYDLLLTTYALLPKDIELLAAQPLHVLILDEAQYIKNPNSKAAQAARELNARQRLCLSGTPLENHLGELWSLFHFLLPGWLGDVKSFNRDYRVPIEKRASEVRLQHLNGRIKPFLLRRTKEQVATELPPKTEIIHWVDLNEAQRDVYETMRLAMDKKVRDEITRKGVARSQIIILEALLKLRQVCCDLRLVNDAALPARGSSSGKLDSLMEMLEELFAEGRRILLFSQFTSMLSLIEAELKKRGIAYALLTGQTRDRRTPVKDFQSGKLQIFLISLKAGGVGLNLTEADTVIHYDPWWNPATENQATDRAYRIGQEKPVFVYKMIARGTVEEKIQHLQKEKSDLAAGVLDGRTTGDWQLGNEDIEALFAPLPNKQEKR encoded by the coding sequence ATGCCCCTGACGTCGCAGTTGACCAAACCCCTGGCCCCGTCGTGGGCCAATCGCTTTAAAGAGCAGAGCCTGGAGCGCGGGCGCCGTTATGCCCTGGAGAACCGCGTGCGCATCGTCGAGTGCGGCGACAGCACCATCGTCGCCAGTTGCGAAGGCTCGGGCGGCAACGTCTACCGGCAGACTATCTCGCTGCGCGAGTCGGCCAAGGGCACGCTGATCCTCGTCGACAGCCGCTGCACCTGCCCGGTGCATAGCAACTGCAAACACATCGCCGCGGTGCTGCTCAAGGTCCAGGAAACCCTGGCCTACCCGGCCGCCGCCCAGGATGCCGAGCTGCTGGAAAAGCTCCAGGCCGTGCTGGACAACCGCGTGGTGTTGCCACAAGTGGTGATGGAGGACGTGCCACCGGTGCCACGCCTGTGGCTGGCCAGCGTCGAGTTCAGCGCGTTTGAACCGCGCAACGGCAAGATGCAGCGCTACATCCAGCACCGTGCGGCGCTGTCGTTCAACTACCTGGGCAACTATGTCAGCGGGCAGAAGAACGCCGACATCATCGTCCGCCAGGACACCCAGAGCCTGCGGATCAAGCGCCATCCCGAGCTGGAACAGCCCTATCGCGAGCAACTGCGCTTGCTCGGTTTCAAGATCGCCACGCGTCAGAGCAAAGCCTTGCCGGAGAGCGCCGGCGAACTGTTCGAGATGGTCAATGACAGCGCCTGGCTGAACTTCACCCTGAACGTATCGCCCACCTTGCGCGCCGAGGGCTGGGAGTTGCTGATCGATGATGATTTCGGCTTTGACCTGAGCGCCGTGGATGACTGGTACGCCACCGTCGACGAGGGGCCGGAGCGCGACTGGTTCGACCTGGAACTGGGGATCATCGTCAACGGCGAGCGCCTGAGTCTGCTGCCGATCCTGTTGAACCTGATGCGCTCCCACACCGAGATCCTCAACCCGGAAAAACTCGCACGGCGGCGTGATGACGAGCTGATCCTGGTGAATATCCCCGGCCTGCCCAATGGCCATGGCCCGCTGCAAGTGGCGCTGCCCTACGGCCGCTTGAAGCCGGTGCTGGCGACCCTCGGCGAGTTCTACCTACAGGAAGCCGGTACCACCACCTTGCGCCTGGCCAAGGCCGACGCCATTCGCCTGAACCCGCTGGAAGATTTGCCCCTGCAATGGGAGGGCGGCGAAAAAATCCGCAACTTCGCCCAGCGCCTGCGGGATATCAAGGACTTCACCTGCGTGGCCCCCGAGGGGCTGAACGCGACCTTGCGCCCGTATCAGCTGGAAGGCTTGAGCTGGATGCAGTCACTGCGCCAGTTGGATGTGGGCGGCATTCTTGCGGACGACATGGGCCTGGGCAAAACCCTGCAAACCCTGGCGCACATTCTCACGGAGAAAAACGCCGGGCGCCTGGACCGCCCGTGCATGGTGGTGATGCCCACCAGTCTGATCCCCAACTGGCTCGATGAAGCGGCGCATTTCACCCCGCAACTCAAGGTCGTGGCCCTCTACGGCGCCGGGCGTAAGAAACACTTCCAGAACCTGCAGGACTATGACCTGCTGCTGACCACCTACGCCCTGCTCCCCAAGGACATCGAACTGCTCGCCGCCCAGCCGCTGCATGTGCTGATACTTGACGAAGCCCAGTACATCAAGAACCCCAACAGCAAGGCGGCCCAGGCCGCGCGCGAGCTGAATGCGCGGCAGCGCCTGTGCCTGAGCGGCACGCCGCTGGAAAACCACTTGGGTGAACTGTGGTCGCTGTTCCACTTCCTGCTGCCGGGCTGGCTGGGTGACGTGAAGAGCTTCAACCGCGATTACCGCGTGCCCATCGAAAAGCGCGCCAGCGAAGTGCGATTGCAGCACCTCAACGGTCGGATCAAACCCTTCCTGCTGCGTCGCACCAAAGAACAGGTGGCCACGGAGCTGCCGCCCAAGACCGAGATCATCCACTGGGTCGATCTCAACGAGGCCCAGCGCGACGTATACGAAACCATGCGCCTGGCCATGGACAAGAAGGTGCGCGACGAAATCACCCGCAAGGGCGTGGCGCGCAGCCAGATCATCATTCTTGAAGCACTGCTCAAGCTGCGCCAGGTGTGCTGCGACCTGCGCCTGGTCAACGACGCCGCCCTGCCCGCCCGTGGCAGCAGCTCGGGCAAGCTCGACAGCCTGATGGAAATGCTCGAAGAACTGTTTGCCGAGGGGCGGCGAATCCTGTTGTTTTCACAATTCACCTCGATGCTCAGCCTGATCGAAGCCGAGCTGAAAAAGCGCGGCATTGCCTACGCCCTGTTGACCGGTCAGACCCGCGATCGGCGCACGCCGGTGAAGGACTTCCAGAGCGGCAAGCTGCAGATTTTTCTCATCAGCCTGAAGGCTGGCGGCGTGGGCCTGAACCTGACGGAAGCGGACACGGTGATCCACTATGACCCATGGTGGAACCCGGCCACGGAAAACCAGGCGACTGACCGTGCGTATCGTATCGGCCAGGAGAAGCCGGTGTTCGTCTACAAGATGATTGCGCGGGGCACGGTGGAGGAGAAAATCCAGCATCTGCAGAAGGAAAAGTCCGACTTGGCGGCAGGCGTGCTGGATGGGCGTACGACGGGGGATTGGCAGTTGGGTAACGAGGATATCGAGGCGTTGTTTGCGCCTTTGCCCAATAAGCAAGAGAAGCGCTGA
- a CDS encoding CsiV family protein gives MRLFRILSLLLVVVAPAAFADSPYQVEMILVRQNAEPVINSRAAPENWDAGAVRLGSDKLSPPRLNNIVDKLRADNSYTVLAHKAWEQNLGEQPVKIAITDGAEQFGQFPIEGVLNLQLGRFTDIDANFWINTFDSNGSVIASEHLSQTDVRTKNNQLNYLDGGHLALLIKITSLTAKPPSAPPPDVQD, from the coding sequence ATGCGCCTGTTCCGCATTTTGAGCCTGTTGTTGGTGGTCGTGGCACCTGCGGCATTCGCCGACAGCCCGTACCAGGTGGAAATGATCCTCGTGCGCCAGAACGCCGAGCCGGTGATCAACAGCCGCGCCGCGCCGGAAAACTGGGATGCCGGGGCCGTGCGCCTGGGCTCCGACAAACTGAGCCCGCCACGCCTGAACAATATCGTCGACAAGCTCCGCGCCGATAACAGCTACACCGTGCTGGCGCACAAGGCCTGGGAGCAAAACCTGGGTGAGCAACCGGTGAAAATCGCCATCACCGACGGCGCGGAACAGTTCGGCCAATTCCCTATCGAGGGTGTGCTCAACCTGCAACTGGGCCGTTTCACCGACATCGACGCGAACTTCTGGATCAACACGTTCGACAGCAACGGCAGCGTGATCGCCAGCGAACACCTGAGCCAGACGGACGTGCGCACCAAGAACAACCAACTCAACTACCTGGACGGCGGCCACCTGGCGCTGCTGATCAAGATCACCTCGCTGACCGCCAAGCCGCCCAGTGCACCACCGCCCGACGTTCAGGACTGA
- the mfd gene encoding transcription-repair coupling factor has product MPVLRLPLLPAAAGKQHWGNLPGAALSLAIAEAASAAKRFTLLLTADSQSAERLEQELSFFAPDLPVLHFPDWETLPYDLFSPHQDIISQRIASLYRLPELAHGVLVVPITTALHRLAPTKFLLGSSLVLDIGQKLDVEQMRTRLEASGYRCVDTVYEHGEFAVRGALIDLFPMGSKLPYRIDLFDDEIETLRTFDPENQRSIDKVDSIKLLPAREFPLQKDAVTRFKARFRERFDVDFRRCPIFQDLSSGITPAGIEYYLPLFFDETSTLFDYLPQDTQVFSLPGIEQAAENFWNDVRNRYEERRVDPSRPLLPPAELFLPVEDCFARLKSWPRVVASQQDVDAGSGRERFPAGTLPDLAIQAKATQPLEALSNFLGDFPGRVLFTAESAGRREVLLELLERLKLRPKTVDSWPDFVKGKDRLAITIAPLDEGLLLDDPALALIAESPLFGQRVMQRRRREKRADANNDAVIKNLTELREGAPVVHIDHGVGRYLGLQTLEIDNQAAEFLTMEYAEGAKLYVPVASLHLIARYTGSDDALAPLHRLGSETWQKAKRKAAEQVRDVAAELLDIYARRAAREGYAFADPKADYATFSAGFPFEETPDQQTTIEAVRADMLAPKPMDRLVCGDVGFGKTEVAMRAAFIAVHGGRQVAILVPTTLLAQQHYNSFRDRFADWPVTVEVMSRFKSAKEVNAAIADLAEGKIDIVIGTHKLLSDDVKIKNLGLVIIDEEHRFGVRQKEQLKALRSEVDILTLTATPIPRTLNMAVSGMRDLSIIATPPARRLSVRTFVMEQNKSTVKEALLRELLRGGQVYYLHNDVKTIEKCAADLAELVPEARIAIGHGQMRERELEQVMSDFYHKRFNVLIASTIIETGIDVPSANTIIIERADKFGLAQLHQLRGRVGRSHHQAYAYLLTPPRQQITSDAEKRLEAIANTQDLGAGFVLATNDLEIRGAGELLGDGQSGQIQAVGFTLYMEMLERAVKAIRKGEQPNLDQPLGGGPEINLRLPALIPEDYLPDVHARLILYKRIASATDEEGLKDLQVEMIDRFGLLPEPTKNLVRLTLLKLQAEQLGIKKVDAGPQGGRIEFEAQTPVDPLVLIKLIQGQPNRYKFEGATLFKFMVPMERAEERFNTLEALFERLIPKSV; this is encoded by the coding sequence GTGCCCGTCCTGCGTCTACCGCTTCTCCCTGCTGCGGCAGGCAAACAGCACTGGGGCAACCTGCCCGGTGCCGCCCTGAGCCTGGCCATTGCCGAGGCTGCCAGCGCAGCCAAGCGCTTTACCCTGCTGCTGACCGCCGACAGCCAAAGCGCCGAACGGTTGGAGCAGGAGCTGAGCTTCTTCGCCCCCGATTTGCCGGTGCTGCATTTCCCCGACTGGGAAACCCTGCCCTACGACCTGTTCTCGCCGCACCAGGACATCATCTCCCAGCGCATCGCCAGCCTCTACCGCCTGCCGGAACTGGCCCACGGCGTGCTGGTGGTGCCGATCACCACGGCCCTGCATCGCCTGGCGCCGACCAAATTCCTGCTGGGCAGCAGCCTGGTGCTGGATATCGGCCAGAAGCTGGATGTCGAGCAGATGCGCACACGCCTGGAAGCCAGCGGCTACCGCTGTGTGGACACGGTGTACGAGCACGGTGAGTTCGCGGTACGCGGTGCGCTGATCGACCTGTTCCCGATGGGCAGCAAACTGCCCTACCGCATTGACCTGTTCGATGACGAAATCGAGACCCTGCGCACCTTCGACCCCGAGAACCAGCGCTCCATCGACAAGGTGGATTCGATCAAGCTGCTGCCCGCACGGGAATTCCCGCTGCAAAAAGACGCGGTCACCCGCTTCAAGGCGCGCTTCCGTGAACGCTTTGACGTGGACTTCCGTCGCTGCCCGATCTTCCAGGACTTGAGCAGCGGGATTACACCCGCCGGTATCGAGTACTACCTGCCGCTGTTCTTCGACGAAACCTCCACCCTGTTCGATTACCTGCCCCAGGACACCCAAGTGTTCTCGCTGCCAGGCATCGAGCAAGCCGCGGAAAACTTCTGGAACGACGTGCGCAACCGCTACGAAGAGCGCCGCGTCGATCCGTCCCGGCCTTTATTGCCGCCCGCCGAGCTGTTCCTGCCGGTGGAAGACTGCTTCGCCCGCCTGAAAAGCTGGCCGCGCGTGGTCGCCAGCCAACAGGACGTGGACGCCGGCAGTGGCCGCGAACGCTTTCCCGCAGGGACGCTGCCGGATCTGGCCATCCAGGCCAAGGCCACGCAACCCCTGGAAGCGCTGTCCAACTTCCTCGGCGACTTCCCCGGCCGCGTGCTGTTTACCGCCGAATCCGCCGGCCGCCGCGAAGTCCTGCTGGAGCTGCTGGAACGCCTGAAACTGCGACCCAAAACCGTCGACAGCTGGCCGGACTTCGTCAAAGGCAAAGACCGCCTGGCGATCACCATCGCGCCGCTGGACGAAGGTTTGCTGCTGGATGACCCGGCGCTGGCACTGATCGCCGAGAGCCCGCTGTTTGGACAACGCGTGATGCAGCGCCGCCGCCGGGAAAAACGCGCCGACGCCAACAACGACGCAGTGATCAAGAACCTCACCGAACTGCGCGAAGGCGCGCCGGTGGTGCATATCGACCATGGCGTCGGCCGTTACCTCGGCCTGCAAACCCTGGAGATCGACAACCAGGCCGCCGAATTCCTCACCATGGAATACGCCGAGGGCGCCAAGCTCTACGTGCCGGTGGCCAGCCTGCACCTGATCGCCCGCTACACCGGCAGCGACGATGCCCTCGCGCCGTTGCACCGCTTGGGCTCCGAGACCTGGCAGAAAGCCAAGCGCAAGGCCGCCGAGCAAGTGCGCGACGTCGCCGCCGAACTGCTCGACATCTATGCACGCCGGGCAGCGCGTGAAGGCTATGCCTTCGCCGACCCGAAAGCCGACTACGCCACCTTTAGCGCCGGCTTCCCCTTCGAAGAAACCCCGGACCAGCAAACCACCATCGAAGCGGTGCGCGCCGACATGCTCGCGCCCAAGCCGATGGACCGCCTGGTGTGTGGCGACGTGGGTTTCGGCAAGACCGAAGTGGCCATGCGCGCCGCCTTCATCGCCGTACACGGCGGCCGCCAGGTAGCGATCCTGGTGCCCACCACCCTGCTCGCCCAGCAGCACTACAACAGCTTCCGCGACCGCTTTGCCGACTGGCCGGTGACCGTGGAAGTGATGAGCCGCTTCAAGTCGGCCAAGGAAGTGAATGCGGCCATCGCCGATTTGGCCGAAGGCAAGATCGACATCGTGATCGGCACCCACAAGCTGCTGTCGGACGATGTGAAGATCAAGAACCTGGGCCTGGTGATCATCGACGAAGAACACCGTTTCGGCGTGCGCCAGAAAGAACAGCTCAAGGCCCTGCGCAGTGAAGTGGACATCCTCACCCTCACCGCCACGCCGATTCCGCGCACGCTGAACATGGCGGTGTCGGGCATGCGCGACCTGTCGATCATCGCCACGCCGCCGGCGCGCCGCCTATCGGTGCGCACCTTCGTGATGGAGCAGAACAAAAGCACGGTCAAGGAAGCGCTGTTGCGTGAGCTGCTGCGCGGCGGGCAGGTGTACTACCTGCACAACGACGTGAAGACCATCGAGAAATGCGCCGCCGACCTCGCCGAGCTGGTGCCGGAGGCGCGTATCGCCATCGGCCACGGGCAGATGCGCGAGCGCGAACTCGAACAGGTGATGAGCGACTTCTACCACAAGCGCTTCAACGTGCTGATCGCCTCGACCATCATCGAGACCGGCATCGACGTGCCGAGCGCCAACACCATCATCATCGAGCGTGCCGACAAGTTCGGCCTGGCGCAGCTGCACCAGCTGCGTGGCCGGGTCGGGCGTAGTCACCACCAGGCGTATGCCTATTTGCTCACGCCGCCGCGCCAACAGATCACGTCCGACGCCGAGAAGCGCCTGGAAGCCATCGCCAACACCCAGGACCTGGGCGCCGGGTTTGTGCTGGCCACCAACGACCTGGAAATCCGTGGCGCCGGCGAACTGCTGGGCGACGGTCAGAGCGGGCAGATCCAGGCGGTGGGTTTCACCCTCTATATGGAGATGCTCGAACGCGCCGTCAAAGCGATCCGCAAGGGCGAGCAACCGAACCTCGATCAACCGCTGGGCGGCGGCCCGGAAATCAACCTGCGCTTGCCGGCGTTGATCCCCGAAGACTACCTGCCCGACGTGCACGCGCGGTTGATCCTGTACAAGCGCATCGCCTCGGCCACCGACGAAGAAGGCCTCAAGGACCTGCAAGTCGAGATGATCGACCGCTTCGGCCTGTTGCCCGAACCGACCAAGAACCTGGTGCGCCTGACCCTGCTGAAATTGCAGGCCGAGCAGTTGGGGATCAAGAAAGTCGACGCCGGGCCACAAGGCGGGCGCATCGAGTTTGAAGCGCAGACGCCGGTGGACCCGCTGGTGCTGATCAAGCTGATCCAGGGCCAGCCCAACCGCTACAAGTTCGAAGGGGCTACGCTGTTCAAGTTCATGGTGCCGATGGAACGCGCCGAAGAACGCTTTAATACATTGGAGGCGTTGTTTGAGCGCCTCATTCCGAAATCCGTATGA
- a CDS encoding glyceraldehyde-3-phosphate dehydrogenase: MWKVPVTQKPDQCLGEWIDREALAEAMIPLIGQLYRNNNVVSSIYGRSLINQSVIAILKAHRFARHRSADDSELSVHETFPLLKAMSELKLGAASVDLGKLAYKFRKEGAGRTAEQFVREEMADVVGQQNAAGRKGTDVVLYGFGRIGRLLARILIEKTGGGDGLRLRAIVVRKGADNDLTKRASLLRRDSVHGPFNGTIVIDEENNTITANGNLIQVIYAKNPAEVDYTQYGIKDALLVDNTGVWRDAEGLGQHLACPGIDRVVLTAPGKGKLKNIVHGINHGEITADDKIVSAASCTTNAIVPVLKAVNDKFGIVNGHVETVHSYTNDQNLIDNFHKGDRRGRSAALNMVITETGAATAAAKALPELAGKLTGNAIRVPTPNVSMAILNLNLEKAATREEMNEYLRFMALHSDLHKQIDFVNSQEVVSTDFVGSRHAGVVDAEATITQDNRVVLYVWYDNEFGYSCQVVRVMEDMAGVNPPAFPR; encoded by the coding sequence ATGTGGAAGGTTCCCGTGACTCAGAAGCCCGACCAGTGTCTTGGTGAATGGATCGACCGTGAAGCACTCGCAGAAGCGATGATTCCGCTTATCGGCCAGCTGTACCGCAATAACAATGTGGTGAGCTCGATCTATGGCCGCAGCCTGATCAACCAGTCTGTCATCGCGATTCTCAAAGCCCACCGCTTTGCGCGTCACCGTTCTGCCGACGACAGCGAACTCTCCGTCCACGAAACATTCCCACTGCTCAAAGCCATGAGCGAGCTCAAGCTCGGCGCGGCCTCGGTAGACCTGGGCAAGTTGGCCTATAAATTCCGCAAAGAAGGCGCTGGGCGTACCGCCGAGCAGTTCGTGCGTGAAGAGATGGCCGATGTGGTTGGCCAGCAAAACGCTGCCGGTCGCAAAGGCACTGACGTGGTGCTGTACGGCTTCGGTCGTATCGGCCGTCTGCTGGCGCGCATCCTCATCGAAAAAACCGGTGGCGGCGACGGCCTGCGCCTGCGTGCCATCGTTGTGCGCAAAGGCGCCGACAACGACCTGACCAAGCGCGCGAGCCTCTTGCGTCGCGATTCGGTACACGGTCCGTTCAACGGCACCATCGTCATCGATGAAGAAAACAACACTATCACCGCCAACGGTAACCTGATCCAGGTGATCTACGCGAAGAACCCGGCTGAAGTGGACTACACCCAGTACGGCATCAAAGACGCACTGCTGGTGGACAACACCGGGGTATGGCGTGACGCCGAAGGCTTGGGCCAGCACCTGGCCTGCCCGGGTATCGACCGCGTTGTCCTGACCGCACCGGGCAAGGGCAAGCTGAAGAACATCGTGCACGGCATCAACCACGGTGAAATCACCGCTGACGACAAGATCGTGTCCGCCGCTTCCTGCACCACCAACGCCATCGTGCCGGTGCTGAAAGCGGTGAATGACAAGTTCGGTATCGTCAACGGTCACGTTGAGACGGTTCACTCGTACACCAACGACCAGAACCTGATCGACAACTTCCACAAGGGCGATCGCCGTGGCCGTAGCGCCGCGTTGAACATGGTGATCACCGAGACCGGTGCTGCCACCGCCGCTGCCAAGGCCCTGCCTGAGCTGGCCGGCAAGCTGACCGGTAACGCGATCCGCGTGCCGACGCCAAACGTGTCGATGGCCATTCTCAACCTGAACCTTGAGAAAGCCGCCACCCGTGAAGAGATGAACGAGTACCTGCGCTTCATGGCGCTGCACTCCGATCTGCATAAGCAAATCGACTTCGTCAACTCGCAGGAAGTGGTTTCCACCGACTTCGTGGGCTCGCGCCACGCCGGTGTGGTGGACGCCGAGGCGACCATTACCCAGGACAACCGTGTTGTGCTGTACGTGTGGTACGACAACGAGTTCGGCTACAGCTGCCAGGTGGTTCGCGTGATGGAAGACATGGCCGGGGTCAACCCGCCTGCGTTTCCGCGCTAA
- a CDS encoding chalcone isomerase family protein, translated as MRHVAFCLLMMLSAMVQANEADRLRQAGFPAQSHELALKNQVVLTYLWADVYAAALYAPPERRAKLAWEQQKALRLELYYFRDIDRGDVIKAANTTLERQRVSARLKPEVEKLHAHFRNIQKGDRYALDFRPERGLNLEINGEVVFSSPNDELARAYLGIWLAPKGLSEGLLN; from the coding sequence ATGCGGCATGTCGCTTTCTGTTTATTGATGATGTTGTCGGCCATGGTTCAAGCCAACGAGGCCGACCGGCTCAGGCAAGCCGGTTTTCCTGCGCAATCCCATGAGCTGGCGCTGAAAAACCAGGTGGTGCTGACCTATCTCTGGGCGGATGTCTACGCGGCAGCGCTGTATGCCCCGCCCGAGAGGCGCGCCAAGCTCGCCTGGGAGCAGCAAAAGGCCCTGCGCCTTGAGCTGTATTACTTTCGCGATATCGATCGTGGCGATGTGATCAAGGCGGCCAATACGACGCTGGAGCGCCAACGGGTTAGCGCACGATTGAAACCCGAGGTAGAAAAATTGCATGCCCACTTTCGCAACATCCAGAAGGGTGATCGGTATGCGCTGGATTTTCGCCCTGAGCGTGGGTTGAATCTGGAAATCAATGGGGAGGTGGTGTTCAGCAGCCCCAATGACGAACTGGCGCGGGCTTACTTGGGGATTTGGTTGGCGCCCAAGGGGTTGTCGGAGGGTTTGCTGAATTGA